In Leptospira brenneri, one DNA window encodes the following:
- the hemH gene encoding ferrochelatase, which yields MNHKQKKTLILVNLGGPRTKDEIEVFLTDLFTDPFVFDLPLPEFVRLPLARFIAKKRTPKVTKIYESMGFGGGSPLVAETEKQAKSLEKLLNTKSSIQWTVKVAMTCGFPHIREPEFGKPGPDTIYLPLYPQYSRSTVLSTLNHLEKKFKECPVGSGGFIPSFASDSEFHQITARFISEFFTGLLRKEDFLHFPKEKPAIHWKESDLVFSAHGVPMRLIRKGDRYMQEIESSVLGITNELRKLGYQGNAHISYQSKVGPAKWTEPSSLSMIESLSKEGKSILVYPISFVSDHLETLEEIGEQFKTLALESGAKSFTRIPALGIYPPFMEFLVKKVTQGDTLIRHCQCKEMGGESLSTCRFK from the coding sequence ATGAACCATAAACAAAAGAAAACTCTGATCCTTGTGAATTTAGGTGGTCCAAGAACCAAGGATGAAATTGAAGTTTTTTTAACGGATCTATTTACAGATCCTTTTGTTTTTGATTTACCTCTACCGGAATTCGTTCGTTTGCCTCTCGCTCGTTTCATTGCTAAAAAAAGAACTCCTAAAGTTACAAAGATATATGAATCAATGGGATTTGGTGGCGGTTCACCTTTGGTTGCAGAAACAGAAAAACAAGCAAAATCATTAGAAAAACTTCTGAATACAAAAAGCTCTATTCAGTGGACGGTAAAAGTGGCTATGACTTGTGGTTTCCCGCATATTAGAGAGCCTGAGTTTGGGAAACCTGGCCCTGATACTATTTATTTACCCCTATACCCGCAGTACTCTCGTTCTACGGTGCTCTCTACGTTAAATCATTTGGAAAAAAAATTTAAAGAATGTCCTGTCGGAAGTGGTGGTTTTATACCCAGCTTTGCTTCTGATTCAGAGTTTCACCAAATCACTGCTAGGTTTATTTCTGAGTTTTTTACTGGTTTATTAAGAAAAGAAGATTTTTTGCATTTTCCCAAAGAAAAACCGGCAATCCATTGGAAAGAGTCTGATTTGGTTTTTTCGGCTCATGGGGTTCCTATGCGACTCATTCGAAAGGGTGATCGCTATATGCAGGAAATTGAATCCTCCGTATTGGGTATCACAAACGAGTTACGAAAACTTGGTTATCAAGGGAACGCTCACATCTCTTATCAAAGTAAGGTGGGGCCAGCAAAATGGACAGAACCAAGTTCCTTGTCTATGATTGAATCACTTTCGAAAGAGGGAAAATCGATCCTTGTGTATCCAATTAGTTTTGTGAGTGATCATTTGGAAACCTTAGAAGAAATTGGCGAGCAGTTTAAAACTTTAGCGTTGGAATCAGGTGCCAAATCTTTTACTAGAATTCCTGCTTTGGGGATTTATCCTCCATTTATGGAATTTTTAGTAAAAAAGGTCACCCAAGGAGATACTCTCATCCGTCATTGTCAATGTAAGGAAATGGGAGGGGAATCACTCTCTACTTGTCGATTCAAATAA
- the topA gene encoding type I DNA topoisomerase: MASYLDKDWVVVATKGHIKDLPAKSYGIDFHNSFEPEYEWLKGKKSAFSAIKTKAKLASIIYIASDPDREGEIIAKHCFDELIKLKKPIFRLRLKEISKEEVNRQIGLKSGLDLAEIESQIARRVVDRIFGFEVSPDLWKQLKISSLSAGRVQSTVLHWICEREKEIQNFSKEIYYQLKLNGSVLGDEVSLEYQTKEKMDSKSIQNLVSELGIFPEPARLKEILLSQIKKKNIKRNPPPAFSTASLQETSSRILGFDSKKTMRLAQMLFEGKQIGSGERVGLITYMRTDSTRVSDSKRELGEIYLKKHFPGLVSESHTPKKQKKYSQDAHEAVIPINPNYTPDSISSYLSPDEKKLYTLIWERFLVSLMKPELGEETIYEFQKDKHTFFYKNEFITDPGFKVFGKGEKKKNFKRFDWKVGDSFLYNSHSIEEKQTEPPVRYTGGKLVQKMEDTGVGRPSTYASIIETLKTRKYIVEYHKSIGPTALGMIVDEYLFLNFQEMIGESFTKDLENKLDQITADKSSRISLIQNFYDSLLGLLRTPRKKYTIAGRKHSKYKEETLPGSFEKPNPNRSAKIKASTTRISIPLEQTNAKTCPVCKEGVVKTKLGKNGKTIYFCSRYPHCDYITYEP; this comes from the coding sequence ATCGCATCTTATTTAGATAAAGATTGGGTTGTTGTTGCTACCAAGGGTCATATCAAAGACCTACCTGCCAAATCCTATGGGATTGATTTCCATAATTCTTTTGAACCCGAATATGAATGGTTAAAAGGCAAAAAATCTGCTTTTTCCGCCATTAAAACAAAAGCTAAATTAGCCTCCATCATCTATATTGCCAGTGACCCCGATCGAGAAGGTGAAATAATCGCCAAACATTGTTTTGATGAGCTCATTAAATTAAAAAAACCAATTTTCCGACTTCGATTAAAGGAAATCTCAAAAGAAGAGGTAAATCGTCAGATTGGGCTAAAGTCTGGGCTCGATTTGGCAGAAATAGAATCACAAATTGCGAGAAGGGTCGTGGACCGAATTTTTGGTTTTGAAGTTTCGCCAGATCTTTGGAAACAATTGAAAATTTCCTCGTTATCAGCGGGTCGTGTACAATCTACCGTTTTACATTGGATATGCGAAAGGGAAAAAGAAATCCAAAATTTTTCCAAAGAAATTTATTACCAATTGAAACTAAACGGATCTGTTTTGGGGGACGAGGTGAGCCTTGAATACCAAACGAAGGAAAAAATGGATTCAAAATCCATTCAAAATTTAGTTTCTGAATTAGGAATTTTTCCAGAACCAGCCCGCTTAAAAGAAATTTTATTATCCCAGATCAAAAAGAAAAATATCAAAAGAAACCCACCTCCCGCTTTTTCTACAGCCAGTTTACAAGAAACCAGTTCTCGGATTTTAGGATTTGATTCGAAAAAAACAATGAGACTGGCGCAAATGTTATTTGAAGGAAAACAAATTGGTTCAGGAGAAAGGGTTGGACTGATTACTTATATGCGTACAGATAGTACACGTGTTTCGGATTCCAAACGTGAATTAGGTGAAATATATTTAAAAAAACATTTCCCGGGTTTAGTGTCTGAAAGTCATACTCCCAAAAAACAAAAAAAGTATTCTCAAGATGCTCATGAAGCAGTCATTCCTATCAATCCCAATTATACTCCTGACTCGATATCATCTTATCTCTCTCCGGATGAAAAGAAACTTTATACTTTAATTTGGGAACGTTTTTTAGTTTCTCTAATGAAACCGGAATTGGGTGAAGAAACTATTTATGAATTCCAAAAAGACAAACATACCTTTTTTTATAAGAATGAATTCATTACTGATCCAGGGTTTAAAGTTTTTGGAAAAGGGGAGAAGAAAAAAAACTTTAAGAGGTTTGATTGGAAGGTGGGAGATAGTTTTTTATACAATTCTCATTCCATTGAAGAAAAACAAACAGAACCTCCCGTACGTTACACAGGAGGTAAACTTGTACAGAAGATGGAAGATACAGGAGTGGGGCGGCCATCTACTTATGCAAGTATCATTGAAACCTTAAAAACTAGGAAATACATTGTGGAATACCATAAGTCCATTGGCCCAACAGCTCTTGGAATGATAGTGGATGAATATCTTTTTCTTAATTTTCAAGAGATGATTGGTGAATCTTTCACCAAAGACTTAGAAAACAAGTTAGACCAAATCACCGCAGATAAATCATCGCGTATCAGTCTGATCCAAAATTTTTATGATAGTTTACTTGGTTTGTTACGAACACCAAGAAAAAAATATACGATTGCTGGAAGAAAACATTCAAAATACAAAGAAGAAACTCTCCCTGGTTCGTTCGAAAAACCCAACCCAAATCGTTCCGCGAAAATAAAAGCCTCTACAACTAGAATTTCCATTCCCTTAGAGCAAACAAACGCAAAAACTTGTCCAGTTTGTAAGGAAGGTGTAGTAAAAACGAAATTAGGTAAAAACGGAAAAACCATTTATTTTTGTTCCCGTTACCCACATTGTGACTACATCACCTATGAACCATAA
- the cysK gene encoding cysteine synthase A: protein MKINSILEAIGNTPHVRLSRLFGTDHEVYMKLERQNPGGSIKDRIALAMIEEAEKSGKLKKDSFIVEPTSGNTGIGLAMVAAVKGYSITLVMPEHMSVERRRIMAAYGAKFELTPREKGMPGAIAKAQEIVAANPNAWMPQQFENEANIQVHREKTAEEIAKDFPDGLDYIITGVGTGGHITGCAENLKKRFPKLKVFAVEPEGSPVLSGGKPGPHPLQGIGAGFIPKNCKTELLDGIITVGKDEAFTMAVLAAKKEGIFIGTSSGASLAAVSKKLKEIPAGSKVLTFCYDTGERYLSVEGLFV, encoded by the coding sequence ATGAAAATAAATAGCATTCTAGAAGCCATCGGAAATACACCTCACGTAAGACTGTCGCGACTTTTTGGAACCGACCATGAAGTTTATATGAAACTCGAAAGACAAAATCCAGGTGGATCCATCAAAGATCGGATTGCTCTTGCGATGATTGAAGAAGCAGAAAAATCAGGTAAATTAAAAAAGGATTCTTTTATTGTAGAACCAACTTCTGGAAACACAGGTATCGGTCTAGCTATGGTAGCAGCTGTTAAAGGATACTCGATCACTCTAGTGATGCCTGAACATATGTCTGTAGAAAGACGTAGGATTATGGCAGCTTATGGTGCTAAGTTTGAACTTACACCGAGAGAAAAAGGTATGCCAGGTGCTATTGCAAAAGCACAAGAAATTGTTGCTGCCAATCCTAATGCATGGATGCCACAACAGTTCGAAAACGAAGCTAACATTCAAGTCCATAGAGAAAAAACAGCAGAAGAAATCGCAAAAGATTTTCCAGATGGTTTAGACTATATCATTACAGGTGTAGGTACTGGTGGTCATATCACTGGATGTGCGGAAAATCTAAAGAAAAGATTTCCTAAACTAAAAGTATTTGCTGTAGAACCAGAAGGTTCTCCGGTTTTAAGTGGTGGTAAACCTGGACCTCATCCTCTCCAAGGGATTGGTGCAGGTTTTATTCCTAAAAACTGTAAAACAGAATTACTGGATGGAATCATTACTGTTGGTAAAGATGAAGCCTTTACAATGGCAGTTCTTGCGGCAAAAAAAGAAGGAATTTTTATTGGAACTTCTTCTGGTGCGAGTCTTGCTGCTGTATCTAAAAAACTAAAAGAAATTCCTGCAGGTTCTAAGGTTCTTACTTTCTGTTATGATACAGGAGAAAGATACTTATCTGTTGAAGGATTGTTTGTTTAG
- a CDS encoding HEAT repeat domain-containing protein → MIRKSIIYFSVLIVPVVVIAETGDRFFEIQRTRLSSSNVFEIRDAIDQLAFVKSNQGIRDIISAMEGSSDFPASPGNAPAVKFYAAQALGKKGEKIAVPHLIQVYKKESANIPEHNPPKKRTWKDGVADRTSVSSPYFYEDGEIPITLACGEILRALGSLPLTPESETTIKSALTSPNFYLRSAAADALYFSGKRESLTSLQEALGKETVPYTKISILSALVGLERLPNQNYKAVLESLLDKDPEVRAKASDALRRLDFRISAPYLEKVIQSENDPKVLKQMKSDYQFLVSLHTP, encoded by the coding sequence ATGATTCGAAAGTCTATTATTTATTTCTCTGTTCTCATTGTACCGGTGGTAGTCATCGCCGAAACGGGAGACAGGTTCTTTGAGATCCAACGCACCAGACTTTCTTCCTCCAATGTATTTGAAATTCGTGATGCTATAGATCAGCTTGCGTTTGTTAAATCCAATCAAGGAATCCGTGACATTATCTCAGCAATGGAAGGTTCTTCTGATTTTCCTGCAAGTCCGGGGAACGCACCGGCAGTGAAATTTTACGCGGCCCAGGCTCTCGGGAAAAAAGGGGAAAAAATTGCCGTTCCCCATTTGATTCAGGTTTATAAAAAGGAGTCAGCGAACATTCCGGAACACAATCCTCCTAAAAAACGAACTTGGAAGGATGGAGTGGCCGATCGTACTTCGGTCTCTAGTCCTTATTTTTACGAGGATGGTGAGATCCCGATTACCTTAGCATGTGGGGAAATCTTAAGAGCTCTTGGCTCCTTACCTTTGACTCCTGAATCGGAAACCACGATCAAATCAGCACTGACAAGTCCCAATTTTTATCTACGAAGTGCGGCTGCCGACGCTCTCTATTTTTCGGGGAAACGAGAATCACTCACAAGCTTACAAGAAGCCTTAGGTAAGGAGACAGTTCCTTATACAAAAATTTCAATTCTTTCGGCACTCGTTGGGTTGGAACGATTGCCCAATCAAAATTATAAAGCAGTTTTAGAATCACTCTTAGATAAAGATCCAGAGGTTCGGGCCAAAGCATCAGATGCACTCCGACGATTGGATTTTCGAATCTCGGCACCTTACTTAGAAAAGGTGATTCAGTCTGAGAATGATCCCAAGGTTTTAAAACAGATGAAATCTGATTATCAATTTTTGGTTTCTCTTCACACTCCTTAA
- a CDS encoding polyhydroxyalkanoate synthesis regulator DNA-binding domain-containing protein, producing the protein MKLLKRYANRRLYDPETSSTITLEDVAKMIIGGEEIKVQDNMTGEDITPKILGQTFLKVSLGQRNEDFSNFMLTSLIRETGRDVSGLFERLILGGIGANYLTSERLEKIVTSMVELGELKEADFSHYREDLLRKMASRASEKKEQIQRDLEKFSQSILVEDKATLGDLSEKLKEVAEKLKEN; encoded by the coding sequence ATGAAGCTCCTTAAACGATACGCAAACCGTAGACTTTATGATCCAGAAACTAGCTCCACAATCACCTTAGAAGATGTGGCCAAGATGATCATCGGAGGAGAAGAAATTAAGGTCCAAGACAATATGACAGGAGAAGACATCACTCCTAAAATTTTGGGCCAAACCTTTCTCAAAGTCAGCCTCGGACAAAGAAACGAAGATTTTTCTAACTTTATGTTAACCTCTCTCATTCGTGAAACGGGACGAGATGTATCTGGACTTTTCGAACGACTGATTCTTGGTGGGATCGGTGCCAATTATCTAACCTCGGAACGTTTGGAAAAAATTGTTACCTCTATGGTGGAACTCGGAGAACTCAAAGAAGCTGATTTCAGTCACTACAGAGAGGATCTTTTACGCAAAATGGCCTCCCGAGCCAGCGAAAAGAAGGAACAAATCCAAAGAGATTTGGAAAAATTCAGCCAATCCATTTTGGTAGAAGACAAAGCTACCCTCGGGGATCTTTCCGAAAAATTAAAAGAAGTCGCAGAAAAATTAAAAGAAAATTAG
- a CDS encoding TlpA family protein disulfide reductase yields the protein MKIWKQLPYGWKVVSAFVFFFSTTLCFAYFKGRDTKPGVPIEILATTPTEANSWKGHSKVVYFWATWCTICKAYSPILEANLSFLPKSTIFLSVLEAEDSEETKDIMTKLTPDAKHPIYAADYRMLKEWRISAYPTTVFLNEEGKVVFSDTGILSPIGFWLRSFLLRFF from the coding sequence ATGAAGATTTGGAAGCAATTACCGTATGGATGGAAGGTGGTCTCCGCCTTTGTTTTCTTTTTTTCGACCACCCTTTGTTTTGCTTATTTTAAGGGTAGGGACACAAAACCGGGTGTCCCGATTGAGATTCTGGCCACTACTCCTACGGAGGCAAATTCTTGGAAAGGGCATTCCAAGGTTGTTTATTTCTGGGCCACCTGGTGCACCATCTGTAAGGCTTACTCTCCCATTTTAGAGGCCAATTTAAGTTTCCTGCCCAAATCTACCATCTTCCTTTCCGTTCTGGAAGCTGAAGATTCGGAAGAAACCAAAGACATCATGACAAAACTCACACCAGATGCCAAACATCCGATTTATGCAGCTGATTATAGGATGTTAAAGGAATGGAGGATTTCTGCTTATCCTACAACGGTATTTTTGAATGAAGAGGGTAAGGTTGTATTTTCCGATACGGGAATCTTAAGCCCAATTGGGTTTTGGTTGCGTTCTTTTCTTTTGCGGTTCTTCTAA